The sequence tttttatgGTCAAAACGGCTAGGTCATTTGTTCTTGTAACCTAGCCGATAATACATAAAAAATTGAATCGgaatttttttaagaaattttaagaaattgaaaaaataaaaaactcaatAGACCAAAATGGTTTTTCATTCATTGAATCGGAAGAGCATAAATGTCTACATTGATAGGATAGATCAtaacatttgaaataaatttttATTTGTATCGGTCAAAAACATAGGTACTATTTTCCAAGATGTGATAGCTATCATTTTGTTTGAACTATTTCCCATGAACTGCCTCATATTGGCGGTGAGCCCTTAACCTCACATTGGCGGTGAGCCCTTGACCACTATGGAAACAAATACGTTATAGTGTTATTCAAAACGATTTCTAATGAAACAACTTTTCAAAAAACTTACTCTTATAACAGTCGACATAGTGGAATTGGCTTTCTTCatggatttcattttgttttttgaaaGCTTCGCATTCTTCAAGGATTTTCTCGAATCTTTCCTTAACGATTTCCAAATATTTTCCATTGTGATTTCCTTTTAGTGCCACAAAAACTATGAAAACACGGttccaaaaagaaagagatgTTGATCAACGTCAATGTCTAGATCTTCATCATGTTTTCTAACCGCCGTCCATACTCTAACAATCGCAGAATCTTCAAAATAAAGGTAGAGAGTCACCATAgcgtattttcttcttcttttttgaatgaGAACTAGATGAAAATGAATATTATAGCTTATAACTAGAATTTGGGTGAGGAAAAGATGATAGAATAGTCTCTTTTTATAGGGTTGAATGACCTAACGACTATTTTCTTTTTCGAAAACTATCCATTTAGGTCATCAACCATATTTGTGAAAGTTAAAAAATGCAATAAATGCATTGGTTGAGAGTGTTCATGCCCAAAATGATCTGGGTATTCCTGTCGTGTGTTTCATTTACGGTTGGGTATGCAGCCGTGATTGAGACTCAGGTGACTCTGGTAAGTATTCGACCAGGAGTTCATCTTAAGCCAGCCGTAAAACTAGATTTCGACCAGGAGTTCTTAAATGCCGAACCGTAAATCTTTTTAAcggcttggaaaagaaattttTCGGCCGTTAATACATATTACGGATGGGACGACAACATCTTCCCAGCCGTAACCAGTAAAAAGCAGGTTTTTTTCCAATTTCTAATGGATTTGAATAAATCAAATTTTCTAATGGCGGTTGATTACAAGGTTTTCTAAACTAGTTTAAGGATAGgtttcatcagtttttcttcaaaattttcaaaacaaaatcaccaaaaccatcttccttcttcttttaaataaaaaaaataatgattcTCAAAAAATTAATTATTAGATTAATCTTATATATTAAGCAATCATGATTAGTTTACTTAATCATTATAATTATCACTAATCAAATCGAAGATACATTGCATATTACTCCATTGAAAATGATAGGTTAAGGGGTtataagaattactatttcatgactcaTAAAGCCCCAATGGTAGAGTTCTCCACTTAACATGTCATATTGCAATTCATTGCGAAACCGTAGTTACTTTCTCAATTCATGTTCACGGCCTCCTACACACATGGGACAAACTAAATAAAATGTTCATTCATATTGTTGGGTGGGGCTATCTTAGCTTCATCTTCATGGGACAAATCTGTTCGCCTGTGGGATGTGTTTTTACATGTGTATGTGCGTAAGTAAAAACTTgagaaaagaacaacaaaaaaaatagaagagCTTGGAATTAGtcattcaaagaaaagaaaagaaaatcccaGCTATAAGTGAGAGATCATGATAAGAAAAGACCAATTATCTGCTACTGCTCAAAATCTTATTCTTAAATTTCATCATAATTAGCTGGCTTTAGTACTACTCGAGGAAACTGAAACCGAGCTCTTCACGTAACTATGGAACGATAGTGAATTTGACGTGTACTCATCCTCATCTTCTACCAAAGTCGTAGACATTTTCTTCTTTGGATCATATAAAAGCAAAGCCTTTCTATTGGGCCCATGTCTGTTGTAGCCAACCTCTAATAGACTATCTCCGCTCTTTAGACACTTGATCCTTCTCAAACACCCAGACCTTCCCATTTCAGGTGATGTCAGTTTTGAAATGTTGTAAAGTTTAGTCCATGACTCTTTCTTTCCGTAATCCTCCATCAACCATACTTGAAAACCAAGGTTTACATTACTATAAAGCATGGAAAGACACCCATCCACCACATCAATACATGTGGTGTAACCGCACTTCTTGAAATTGGTTTTTGGCTGTTGGATTCCTCTAACGAGCTCATCTGTCATATGTAAAGCAATCAAGTCTTCGGACGAAGAGGATGACTGCCAATGACATGCTCCATTACAGAACACCCCGTACTTGGgtgattgcgaagatagtagccAAGGGAATTTTTGAGTTTATTCCAACCGTTTCCATAAACCCGATCTAACTGAATAGATCTTAGCTTTGTATTGGTTGAGATTGCTTGTAAGACATACGAACTTGTAATCATCACTCTTTGAGTCGTAACCAAACCCATATGCTATCAATGTTGAGAGGCCACGTCTGGAGTTATTATAACCTTTAGTTTGATCATCAGGAGGGCTGGGTATAACTTTGTAGTCCCCAGTAGATGGGTTCCATAAACTAAAATTTGAACTAAGATCATCCTCCTGATCATTAATGTGTAGGCAAAACAAGCCATTACAACAACCCACAAAACTACACAAAACTAGTTCTATagtagttattattattattaataacgtCAACACCATCAAGTAAACCAATCCTAGAgtaatcatcttcattttcatcgTCATCGTCTGGGCAATGATCAATACGATCACGTAatattgatgatgataatgatttgTTATCTATAGAGTACATGTTGTTGTCGTATACAATCATGATACTAAAGTTAAACTTTATCATGTCAATAAGTTTAGGGTTATCAAATAGGATGCTCCAAGGTTTTGACACACACCTGAATTTTATGAGCGATGTAGGAGGTAGCCTCGAATGTATGTCGGTGATAATTGCTTCTGGCAGTTGGGGCATTAAAGGGTTCGAAACAACAGCTATTTCCTCGTTCATCTTCAgatgttcttcttcttgtttcttctCGTTCATCTTCGGATCTTCTCCCTCTTGTTTTCGTTGGTGTATGAGTACTTGGCTGATCATATATTCCTGCATCTGTCTGAATTTTCATCGGGAaaaagaaaacaacttcaacaagGAGTCCCTTTTATAAGGAAAGCCTGGAAAGGGAATAAAGATGGAAATAGAGTTTACGTGGAAAGGGCACCGGTGCCCATATAAATCTTCATAACATCGCCTGCttaactagttatgataaatttTGAGGACCCCTATTTATGGTAATTGTTCTATCTGTATTCTTTCATCACTGTATCTCTTGACGGTAAATTTCTCGTGTTATGAAAACAATCTATGTTTGTTTATTAATCCCAGCCACCGTGTGATTCTGCAGCGTATTTcatttaaaaaaccaaaatttagtCCGTCCTGATGGGGCACTAATTAAGGGCTCTATATCCATGAAAATGGAGCTAGTACTTTGCACTAGGTGCTACCATGAAAACGGAGCTAATACACTAAATTTGCAAGAGCTTAAAAGACTCGAACAGCAAACGCTCTAAAGGAGACTTTGCCGAAGACAAAAATATTAAGGCCGTCTAACTATTCCCGTAGTGATTGACAATCAAACAGGCATTCATAACCATCTTGTAACTACTGTAACAGGTCATTTAAATTTAACGGAAACCGTAACATAATCAGACTAATTATTGTCATAATTAGTCTGATTATGTTTCTGGTGAACCAATATCACCATTAGTGATCATCTTCTTCCTGTTAGACccgctttttttccttttttcccttGAGCTTCTTTTTCTGCTCGCTCTCTTCAGATGATGCCTTCTTCCTTTTCACGGGGAGTGATGcatcttcatcattttctgaCATCTGCTTCTCTTGCTCATTGTCCTCGTCATCATCAACTACTTGCTGGACAGACTTCTTTTTCTTTGGCTTGAGCTGCTTCTCTTGCTCATCGTCATCGTTACTGTCGACTTCTTGCTGGACaggcttcttctttttctttggcttgagctgcttctcctgctcaTCGTCATCGTTACTTTCGACTTCTTGCTGGACaggcttcttctttttcttcttaagcctgagctgcttctcctgatcATTTTCTCTAGATGACTTCTTCCTTCTCACAGACAcatcctcatcatcctcttccTTCTCCTGTACCTTTTCTCCTTGACCAATTGCAGCTGTAACTGTCTCTGTTTAACAGTCGGGAAACGAACAACATAACAGATTAAGCAGAGCAGGCATTCCAAATGAGACCAACAAATATCTAAAATAAATGAAGAAAAATATAACTTCATATTGCACAATAAAATTCTAAAATAAATGGGGATACAAGCGAATGATAAAAAGAGAACGAAAAATACGAATAAAAAGAAAACACTCACCTTTGTCACAGAAATTTGAATCAAAAACTACTTTCGTGAGATGCTGCTTCAGGAAAACCTACATCCCACATTATATCTTGTTAGGGTCCCATCTTGTTAAAGATAGTAAATACTTAAAAAACTTGTCTTGAGAAGTCTACAGAATTTTCATAACGACTTTTGTCATAACGATACGAATGCACAGAATTTTCATAACGACTTTTGTCATAACGATACGAATGCAGTAATCGTGAACTTAGAGATATCTAAACTGGAGTCCAATTCCAAAATTAGTTTCTAATCCCTAACTATCATCAAGATGATTACTTTTGCTATCTGATACTCAAGAGAAATTTCAAATTTTTATACCTTCGTAAAGAGGATATCTTAGAGGAAAACGCACACTGGTCTACCAGTGAACCATAGAGATTTATGGTGTTTTTAAGTTAAATAACAGAAATAAGTAAAAGTTTGTATTAGACATCATATATAGGTCTGTAAGTAGGATTGGTTCATAGGGAGTTCACTGGACAGAAGTTGAGTAACATACAGCAGAGAGAGGTTGTCGTGTCTTTATGTCCCAGAAGCGCAAATATCTATCGAGTCCTGTAAAAAATATAAACTATTTGGTTAACGAGTAGCTATAATACAAGACAATAAACAAAGAAGAACGCAAAACCCTTTTGGAGtctgcaaaataaataaacaaggacatGAAGGAGAGAACAGATTAACCGAAATCAGCAGATAAAGGCAAGTGAAAAATATACAGGGAGACCTTAAAGATCCATTATCAACTCACCACATGAGGCAATCATGGGGAACTCTGGATGCCTAACTATGGATCTAATGCTTCCACTGCACTTCCCTGTAAAGCATCCAAGTACTTTCCCTGAAAATATAATAAGTTTTAGAAGGGAACAATATGTGTCAACAATTACTCATAAGAATCATCACATCTTGCAATAGATGTAAATGGGTGGCAGGCAAAACAAGAAATCTTCAGATTCAACATAACTACAACATGTACCTGTACGCATATCCACTGAGGCAAGGTCACCACCTCCAGTTCCAAAATAGATTGTGTGACCATCTAGGTCTTCGGTAACTGATTTGATGGCAGTTTCTCGGAAATCAAAAGATATAACAGGTCTTCTCTGTGCGGATATATCGTAGAGGCGAACCTGTGTCAGAAGGTAAATAAAGTTTGTCAAAGTGCAGTTTCCATCCAGCATCAAGTTTCCAAAAGGGGCATGTTAGATTTCCATGTACTGAAACATCGAATATAATATGTCATAAAAGTAACTAACCCATAAGGAGCATCAATTTACACATAGAAGTATAATATGTATACGATAACATGCAATCGATGTACATGAAGTGAATACCAGTTGAGACGTAGAAAACTAGAATGTCTTTGGTAATCAGACGAAAGCCCTGCTAATAACTTTCTCAGAATATTACCTGATGACTATTGGTGCCGGTTACGATTTTTCGATGGTCATCCTTACTGAGGAATGTTGCAGCAGTAAACCATGTTGGAGTGAATATATCAAGACTGTCTTTCTTAGGCTTCAAAAGGCAAAAGTAAAACCTTAATCAACAGTCTAATCAAGTGAAGAATCTTGATAatcattagaaaagaaaaatcgTAAAACGATTTAGTATGTAAAAATGAGAAGGCTTACGGATTTAGCATTCCAGGTCTTAGTACATGATTCAAGATCCCACACATTGATTTCTACACCCTTCCTAAGTTTGACAACCACAAAATCATCACTTTCACTAATTTATTCATTGAGAACCTAACTAGTCCATTATACAAAAATAGTGATTAAATTATGCATGAAGAACTCACCCTCCGAATACAGCGTACTTTTCATTACCATCAACAGCAGAACAAAAAATATTACCAGACGAACAAACATCCCACGTCTTCCGAGAGCCATCACTAGAATCGGCAAGCGAACCACCGATTTCAAGCGACCTCAAAATCGCATTTCCTTTCTCTGTACATGTAAGCAATGAGCACGACCTAGCAAAGACACATTACTCAGTCCAACTTTCTATAAACTTATACACATTTCAGAATTATGCAACACTTGTTCACAATTTGAATTCATCACTTACTGGAAAGAAAACCTCAAAACATCAGTGTTGTATGTTACTAAGTAGCCCACTTTTTATAAGTTTCAGTGATCATCCCATCCAAACAATATTCAAACTAACAACTGAAATTCAAAAGCAAAGAATTTGACGAAACCTTCCAATGAAATACTTTACCTAGATGATAACCCAGAGTTCTCTTTTCTGAATAGATGTAGTCCAGAAATAGGATTGTCACTACTATCTTCAAGTGTCTCAGAAGCACGAATTTCTCCGTTTAATGGATTAAGCACCTCAATCTGCAATTAATTCATCaaaaagacatttttttttttcaatttccaaacaaatcaaaaaaaaacctaatgtATGTGGTAAATGAAATTCCTAACAACCCTAATGTATATCTCACCTGGCCGTTTTTCCTAGCCACAGCCAATAACTAGAATCAATGAAACCCACAAAAGTTAGAATCAAATAATCGAAAGATAATCAATAAGACCAAATGATTAAATCAAGAAAGAGGGGAAAAGATGAACAACATACAGGATCGGATTTACGGTCATTAATGGAAACATTAAGAATACATCTTGATTTATCAGGTGCACCCCATGTTTCAACAACTTTAGGAGTAATATCGGCTGCTGCTGTAACAACTTGTGGTTGGTTAGCATCTGTTACTGCTGAACGAGATTCAATAACTTTGATTAAACCAAGAATATCAAAAGTTAAAGCTCGTATTGGAGGACACCCAGGCAGCTCCAATGTAGTTGTTCTTGGCATCTCTACTGcgttttcttctctcttctttttctcttctccgAATTGAAGAGTCAGATATAGTGTTGTTTAGGGTTTAATAAGGGTTTTAGGGTCTGAAAACTTTGTTGTGGAAGAAGGGTATCGAAGAAAGCAAGGCTGTTAATAGGGGTTCCCAAATTATTTGGGGTGTAACAATCCCTTACCACTACTGTGTAATTTTGTCCTATATGTACTTTGGTACACCCAAGCaatttggtacccctattagcaatcttggAAGAAACCCGCACAAGAAGTAtagtagaaactctataaattaatatTGTGGGGACcatcaaaaaatattaattaagcgagatattaattaactgataaattaataactattaatttatagataaatttcatatcaaataattagtttttatataaacaaaataccatatcatatcttttatatttcctatataaatacaatattaatatcaaatcatatttttataACTATAATGTCCaatcatattttttatttcttatacaaACACAATATCAATATTAAATcatattttttaattaaattttactccctccgtttcacaaagacagtccgctttggctttctcaaaatattaaggagaccacactattttacttgactacccttagttacttacctattttattttaataaaaatcatagtaataaagactatccaaaattggtgtgagaattataaatacaaaatataaaagggaaatttaaaagatattgaatttaagaagtataaactttataagaaAATCTAATTTTTATAGTTAAATGGATATTtccttaaaaggaatgaaggatatatttgtttcctcaattatactaatttctttaatattttagattgggtcacgttaaaaatggatttatgaatATAAAGAATTCAAGTGTATATTAGAGATttcattgaaaaagtatgactataaacagaagctggacacaattttgaaactgacgaaaaaggaatagaggacggtctttcag comes from Papaver somniferum cultivar HN1 chromosome 7, ASM357369v1, whole genome shotgun sequence and encodes:
- the LOC113298145 gene encoding WD repeat-containing protein DDB_G0290555-like → MPRTTTLELPGCPPIRALTFDILGLIKVIESRSAVTDANQPQVVTAAADITPKVVETWGAPDKSRCILNVSINDRKSDPLLAVARKNGQIEVLNPLNGEIRASETLEDSSDNPISGLHLFRKENSGLSSRSCSLLTCTEKGNAILRSLEIGGSLADSSDGSRKTWDVCSSGNIFCSAVDGNEKYAVFGGKGVEINVWDLESCTKTWNAKSPKKDSLDIFTPTWFTAATFLSKDDHRKIVTGTNSHQVRLYDISAQRRPVISFDFRETAIKSVTEDLDGHTIYFGTGGGDLASVDMRTGKVLGCFTGKCSGSIRSIVRHPEFPMIASCGLDRYLRFWDIKTRQPLSAVFLKQHLTKVVFDSNFCDKETVTAAIGQGEKVQEKEEDDEDVSVRRKKSSRENDQEKQLRLKKKKKKPVQQEVESNDDDEQEKQLKPKKKKKPVQQEVDSNDDDEQEKQLKPKKKKSVQQVVDDDEDNEQEKQMSENDEDASLPVKRKKASSEESEQKKKLKGKKEKKRV
- the LOC113295081 gene encoding uncharacterized protein LOC113295081; the protein is MNEKKQEEEHLKMNEEIAVVSNPLMPQLPEAIITDIHSRLPPTSLIKFRCVSKPWSILFDNPKLIDMIKFNFSIMIVYDNNMYSIDNKSLSSSILRDRIDHCPDDDDENEDDYSRIGLLDGVDEDDLSSNFSLWNPSTGDYKVIPSPPDDQTKGYNNSRRGLSTLIAYGFGYDSKSDDYKFSSSSSEDLIALHMTDELVRGIQQPKTNFKKCGYTTCIDVVDGCLSMLYSNVNLGFQVWLMEDYGKKESWTKLYNISKLTSPEMGRSGCLRRIKCLKSGDSLLEVGYNRHGPNRKALLLYDPKKKMSTTLVEDEDEYTSNSLSFHSYVKSSVSVSSSSTKAS